One Budorcas taxicolor isolate Tak-1 chromosome 6, Takin1.1, whole genome shotgun sequence DNA segment encodes these proteins:
- the LOC128050019 gene encoding LOW QUALITY PROTEIN: endogenous retrovirus group K member 113 Gag polyprotein-like (The sequence of the model RefSeq protein was modified relative to this genomic sequence to represent the inferred CDS: deleted 1 base in 1 codon), producing the protein MGQTHSRQLFAHMLSVMLKHQGITISKPKLINFLSFIEEVCPWFPREGTVSLETWKKVGEQIRTHYTLHGPEKVPVETLSFWTLIRDCLDFDNDELKRLGNFLKQEENPLHVPDSEPKYAVPEGIEGDPPFCNLSRPSDNDDSLSSTDEAELDEGAAKYHQEDWGFLAQEKGASTSKDDLVECLKNLTVALQNSGIKFPNNNLKSPSAPPLPPAYAPSVVAGLDPPPGPPPPPPSEIVSPLRKALRQAQRLGEVVSDFSLAFPVFEHNNERFYEVLPFKQLKELKIACSQYGPTAPFTVAMIENLGTQNLPPNDWKQIARACLSGGDYLLWKSEYFEQCARIADVNRQQGIQTSYEMLIGEGAFQATNTQLNFLPGAYAQISNAARQAWKKLPSSSTKTEDLSKVRQGPDEPYQDFSLIRILLDTIGCRSAALDPGEATDTKREAMAFWAYIPDPPMIQSLGWDKEIVPVYVNDTIKITKAWYDETALELLQRINTALSRTERSVSLIVLAKYGNNHETALMCLNEIDYSSWTSSPRLIWD; encoded by the exons atgggacagacgcatagtcgtcaattgtttgcacatatgttatctgtaatgttaaaacaccagggaattactatttccaaacctaaattaatcaattttctttcatttattgaagaagtttgcccttggttccccagagaaggcacagtaagtttagagacgtggaagaaggtaggggaacaaattcggactcattatactttacatggccctgaaaaggttcctgtagaaactttatctttttggacactaattcgtgattgcttggactttgataatgatgaattaaaacgtttaggaaattttttaaaacaggaagaaaatcctcttcatgttcctgattcggagcccaagtatgctgttcccgagggaattgaaggtgaccctccattttgtaacttatcgcgtccttcggataatgatgattcactttcctccacagatgaggCGGAATTAGACGAAGGAGCtgctaaataccatcaagaagaTTGGGGTTTTTTAGCACAAGAAAAGGGGGCGTCAACATCTAAAGATGATttggttgaatgtttaaaaaacctcactgttgctttacagaactcaggaattaagtttcctaataacaatttaaaatccccttctgctccgcctcttccccctgcctatgctccttctgttgttgcgggtcttgatccccctccggggcctcctcctcctccgccatctgaaattgtgtctccgctacgaaaggcattaagacaagcacaacgacttggtgaggttgtctccgatttttctcttgcttttcctgtctttgaacataacaaCGAGCGTTTCTATGAAGTGctgcctttcaaacaattaaaagagttaaagattgctTGCTCACAATACGGTCCTACCGCTCCATTCACTGTTGCTATGATAGAAAATTTGGGTACTCAGAATCTACCCCCAAATGATTGGAAACAAATAGCTAGAGCTTGTCTTTCGGGGGGAGATTATTTATTGTGGAAATCTGAATATTTTGAACAGTGTGCTCGTATAGCCGATGTTAATCGGCAGCAAGGTATACAAACCTCCTATGAAATGTTGATTGGTGAAGGTGCTTTCCAGGCTACTAATACTCAACTTAATTTCTTACCTGGTGCATATGCACAAATATCAAATGCAGCCCGACAGGCATGGAAAAAACTCCCTAGCTCCAGTACTAAGACAGAAGATCTTTCAAAAGTCCGACAGGGACCTGATGAGCCTTATCAGGACTTC AGCCTTATCAGGATACTCTTAGATACTATAGGATGCCGAAGCGCCGCGCTGGATCCCGGAGAGGCTACAGATACAAAACGAGAGGCTATGGCTTTTTGGGCATACATTCCTGACCCGCCTATGATTCAATCATTAGGATGGGATAAAGAAATAGTACCTGTCTATGTCAACGACACAa ttaaaataactAAAGCTTGGTATGATGAGACTGCTTTAGAATTGCTACAACGCATTAACACGGCTCTTAGCCGCACTGAAAGAAGTGTAAGCCTGATTGTTCTGG CGAAGTATGGAAATAATCACGAGACTGCTCTGATGTGTTTAAATGAAATCGATTATAGTTCTTGGACCAGCAGTCCTCGTTTGATCTGGGATTAA